The following coding sequences lie in one Montipora foliosa isolate CH-2021 chromosome 11, ASM3666993v2, whole genome shotgun sequence genomic window:
- the LOC137977296 gene encoding uncharacterized protein codes for MWDNAASISLITNKRAREEKLKGIRVELSIVKVGAKSEKIASEKYRLCLIDKKGQIVEFDGYGIDKITSDIQSINIDGIVQLFKNVSKEEILRPTGAINVLIGYEYAGFHPEREQNSEHLLLLKNRFGRCIGGTHPLIKETSVKPNLSDVKVLHVMKANVEDFYNIENLGIECKPRCGGCKCGRCPIWSKEYSIKEERELELIDKNLEYDYQDGRWIAEYPWIKNPSAVPDNRRVAVATLISTEKRLLKNPQHAKIYDMQIKDMVARDVARKLSKEELNSYKGPIHYISHHEVFKPDSKSTPGRIVFNSSAKYMGHVLNEYWAKGPDLLNNLVGVLIRFRENQVALMGDIRKIYHTVKTKPIDQHTH; via the coding sequence ATGTGGGACAACGCGGCTTCCATATCACTCATCACAAACAAAAGGGCACGGGAAGAGAAACTAAAGGGAATACGGGTAGAGCTGTCTATCGTAAAAGTGGGTGCGAAAAGCGAGAAGATTGCATCAGAAAAGTACCGGCTATGTCTCATTGACAAAAAAGGCCAAATTGTCGAGTTTGACGGTTATGGCATCGACAAGATCACCTCAGACATTCAAAGCATAAATATTGATGGTATAGTGCAATTGTTCAAAAACGTTTCAAAGGAAGAAATTTTGCGCCCTACCGGAGCAATCAATGTCCTAATAGGCTATGAATATGCTGGATTTCACCCTGAGAGAGAGCAAAACTCAGAACACTTGCTGCTTCTGAAGAATCGCTTCGGCCGATGCATAGGAGGAACACACCCATTAATCAAGGAAACCAGTGTGAAACCTAATCTCAGTGATGTAAAAGTCCTTCATGTTATGAAAGCGAACGTAGAGGATTTCTACAACATCGAAAATCTTGGAATCGAGTGTAAACCCCGCTGTGGAGGGTGTAAATGCGGGAGATGTCCCATTTGGAGTAAAGAGTACAGCATTAAAGAGGAAAGAGAACTTGAGCTGATCGACAAAAATCTCGAATATGACTATCAGGATGGTCGATGGATTGCAGAATATCCTTGGATCAAAAACCCTTCTGCAGTCCCAGATAACAGGCGAGTAGCCGTGGCAACGCTGATCTCTACGGAGAAAAGGCTCCTCAAGAACCCTCAGCACGCCAAAATTtacgatatgcaaataaaaGATATGGTTGCAAGGGATGTTGCCCGTAAACTCAGTAAAGAAGAACTAAACAGTTACAAAGGCCCCATACATTATATCTCGCATCATGAAGTTTTCAAACCAGATTCGAAGTCTACACCGGGTAGAATAGTGTTCAATAGTAGCGCTAAGTACATGGGCCATGTACTTAATGAATATTGGGCAAAAGGTCCAGATCTACTCAACAATCTAGTGGGAGTATTAATACGGTTTAGGGAGAACCAAGTAGCATTGATGGGTGATATCAGGAAGATTTACCATACCGTAAAGACGAAGCCAATAGATCAGCACACCCACTGA
- the LOC137977297 gene encoding uncharacterized protein, giving the protein MGTTREPDTYIIQRVSFGDKPLGTIATVALRKTAEMGRERYPQAAQIIQDNTYMDDIIDSTEDLPTVKTIASDIENLIKKGGFQVKGWIFSDDPINQDKTAIPSEPNTSTEKVLGIIWNPVKDYLCFEVKLNFSCKKHKLRIETDSKTNPLPYEITEQLTKRIILSQVNSIYDRLGLSGPFTVRAKIMMRQIWASDIKMNWDDPIPEENKRDWIMFFKELHEMDNVKFKRRMKPRDTVGDPIFIIFSDGSSQAFGACAYVRWELKGGLFKSSLILSKNRLAPIKKMSIDRIELCGAIINKRLKVLVQQQCRYHFQKFYHIVDSQIVHAMIQKDSYGFNTFAATRIGKFKKALILKIGTGSKASITLPIG; this is encoded by the coding sequence ATGGGCACGACGAGAGAACCAGATACATATATCATACAAAGAGTATCATTTGGTGATAAGCCGTTAGGCACCATTGCGACAGTAGCCCTAAGAAAAACCGCTGAGATGGGAAGAGAAAGGTACCCACAAGCAGCACAAATTATCCAAGATAATACTTACATGGATGACATCATTGACAGCACTGAGGACCTACCAACAGTGAAAACAATTGCCAGCGATATTGAGAATTTGATTAAGAAGGGTGGATTCCAAGTCAAGGGCTGGATATTTTCAGATGATCCTATAAATCAAGACAAAACGGCTATACCTAGCGAGCCAAATACATCGACAGAGAAAGTCCTCGGAATAATCTGGAATCCAGTCAAGGATTACTTATGCTTTGAAGTTAAACTAAACTTTTCATGTAAGAAACACAAGTTGCGCATCGAAACAGATTCAAAGACTAATCCGCTCCCCTACGAAATTACAGAACAGCTAACGAAACGCATTATTCTTTCACAAGTTAATAGCATCTACGATCGGCTCGGATTATCAGGACCTTTCACAGTGAGAGCGAAAATAATGATGCGTCAGATATGGGCAAGCGACATCAAGATGAACTGGGACGATCCTATTCCGGAGGAGAATAAGCGAGATTGGATAATGTTCTTCAAAGAACTACATGAGATGGACAATGTCAAATTTAAAAGACGCATGAAGCCACGTGATACAGTCGGAGATCCAATATTTATTATCTTTAGCGATGGATCCAGCCAAGCCTTCGGCGCATGTGCTTACGTAAGATGGGAACTAAAGGGTGGCCTGTTTAAAAGTAGCCTGATTCTGTCCAAAAACCGCCTTGCCCCAATTAAGAAGATGTCTATTGACCGCATAGAACTATGCGGAGCAATAATCAACAAACGACTAAAAGTGCTCGTACAACAGCAGTGCAGATATCATTTCCAGAAATTCTACCATATCGTTGATTCCCAAATAGTGCATGCTATGATTCAAAAGGATTCCTATGGTTTCAACACATTTGCCGCGACGCGCATAGGGAAATTCAAGAAGGCACTGATCCTAAAGATTGGTACTGGGTCGAAAGCGAGTATAACATTGCCGATTGGTTAA
- the LOC137977300 gene encoding uncharacterized protein: MGTTREPDTYIIQRVSFGDKPLGTIATVALRKTAEMGRERYPQAAQIIQDNTYMDDIIDSTEDLPTVKTIASDIENLIKKGGFQVKGWIFSDDPINQDKTAIPSEPNTSTEKVLGIIWNPVKDYLCFEVKLNFSCKKHKLRIETDSKTNPLPYEITEQLTKRIILSQVNSIYDRLGLSGPFTVRAKIMMRQIWASDIKMNWDDPIPEENKRDWIMFFKELHEMDNVKFKRRMKPRDTVGDPIFIIFSDGSSQAFGACAYVRWELKGGLFKSSLILSKNRLAPIKKMSIDRIELCGAIINKRLKVLVQQQCRYHFQKFYHIVDSQIVHAMIQKDSYGFNTFAATRIGEIQEGTDPKDWYWVESEYNIADWLTRGKKASELGFGSSWQDGPTFLNQPESEWPISRNYAEQQLPNMVKTVRIATAVIKDDIVTRININNYSNYKRLLRVTARVLSMYHTDSKPTFFNVKREPTAEDLMKAEDLWIKEAQRNMHEELKAGKYKRLCPRLRKDGIYVVGGRATRWMEMSYNKSEVILLPYEHRFSRLYAEYVHNRGHYGVLTTASKIRSKFWITKLLKMTKSIKYNCIICRKLDKKLSEQIKDEVRKRTTGKAYGVIFNCLGTRAVYLDLTADYSTEKFLMVLRRFVSLRGYPFKLYSDNGSQLVAANKELKSVTKGWDWEELKAFGNIEGFQWEFTTADAPWQNGVSEALVKSVKRAMAAAIHESILTFSELQTVLFEIANLINERPIGTHPTSPDNGTYLCPNDLLLGRSTARVPSGPFKFTSNPQHRFAFIQGIVNSFWKKWTRDYFPSLIIRQKWHTAQHNMIVGDIVLMQDSNQIRGQYKNPRPGEPVTKYDGRGGSEILNLLLSFEGKTLGTRNSEDHLASHPWLRHWNGVQLLQPAQAGCSGTVPLPLASTPPETPEPQAASESSNNSGKAGGGYGKWREEEEKLFVQLWCDKHTRLESWHARQVWEEIAREISKSGKVTSAQCQCKMKYLKDRYKEAKDHNCQKPGGSSSSSSNSNGKEGGPADEGSVEDEQFKESPAAFGLKRKKERKSQRHKRKCAKSATAPRKEQEEGDALFCESVKNSQDQGDKISGVQESMEKNQAKQLQLMGKFMNSFMQAMQSSKDKQ; encoded by the exons ATGGGCACGACGAGAGAACCAGATACATATATCATACAAAGAGTATCATTTGGTGATAAGCCGTTAGGCACCATTGCGACAGTAGCCCTAAGAAAAACCGCTGAGATGGGAAGAGAAAGGTACCCACAAGCAGCACAAATTATCCAAGATAATACTTACATGGATGACATCATTGACAGCACTGAGGACCTACCAACAGTGAAAACAATTGCCAGCGATATTGAGAATTTGATTAAGAAGGGTGGATTCCAAGTCAAGGGCTGGATATTTTCAGATGATCCTATAAATCAAGACAAAACGGCTATACCTAGCGAGCCAAATACATCGACAGAGAAAGTCCTCGGAATAATCTGGAATCCAGTCAAGGATTACTTATGCTTTGAAGTTAAACTAAACTTTTCATGTAAGAAACACAAGTTGCGCATCGAAACAGATTCAAAGACTAATCCGCTCCCCTACGAAATTACAGAACAGCTAACGAAACGCATTATTCTTTCACAAGTTAATAGCATCTACGATCGGCTCGGATTATCAGGACCTTTCACAGTGAGAGCGAAAATAATGATGCGTCAGATATGGGCAAGCGACATCAAGATGAACTGGGACGATCCTATTCCGGAGGAGAATAAGCGAGATTGGATAATGTTCTTCAAAGAACTACATGAGATGGACAATGTCAAATTTAAAAGACGCATGAAGCCACGTGATACAGTCGGAGATCCAATATTTATTATCTTTAGCGATGGATCCAGCCAAGCCTTCGGCGCATGTGCTTACGTAAGATGGGAACTAAAGGGTGGCCTGTTTAAAAGTAGCCTGATTCTGTCCAAAAACCGCCTTGCCCCAATTAAGAAGATGTCTATTGACCGCATAGAACTATGCGGAGCAATAATCAACAAACGACTAAAAGTGCTCGTACAACAGCAGTGCAGATATCATTTCCAGAAATTCTACCATATCGTTGATTCCCAAATAGTGCATGCTATGATTCAAAAGGATTCCTATGGTTTCAACACATTTGCCGCGACGCGCATAGGGGAAATTCAAGAAGGCACTGATCCTAAAGATTGGTACTGGGTCGAAAGCGAGTATAACATTGCCGATTGGTTAACGAGAGGCAAGAAAGCGAGCGAGCTTGGTTTTGGTAGTAGTTGGCAGGATGGACCCACATTCCTTAACCAACCCGAGAGTGAATGGCCAATAAGTCGTAATTACGCTGAACAACAATTACCGAACATGGTGAAAACCGTAAGAATTGCGACTGCAGTTATAAAGGACGATATAGTAACCAGAATTAacataaacaattattccaactATAAGAGATTGCTACGAGTGACAGCGCGAGTTTTGTCGATGTATCACACAGATTCGAAACCTACATTCTTTAATGTCAAAAGGGAACCCACTGCAGAAGATCTCATGAAGGCTGAAGATCTGTGGATCAAAGAAGCTCAGAGGAACATGCACGAAGAACTCAAGGCAGGAAAATACAAACGTCTATGTCCTCGCCTACGTAAAGATGGAATATATGTCGTGGGAGGTCGTGCCACCCGTTGGATGGAAATGAGTTACAACAAAAGCGAAGTTATATTATTACCCTATGAGCATCGCTTCTCACGTCTCTACGCAGAATATGTCCATAACAGGGGACATTACGGAGTATTAACAACTGCCAGTAAAATTCGCTCCAAATTCTGGATTACAAAGCTACTTAAGATGACGAAATCAATCAAATACAATTGTATCATATGCAGAAAGCTTGATAAAAAACTAAGTGAGCAA ATTAAAGATGAAGTAAGAAAACGAACGACAGGAAAAGCGTACGGAGTTATCTTCAACTGCTTAGGAACACGAGCCGTGTATCTAGATCTTACAGCGGATTACAGCACTGAAAAGTTTTTAATGGTGTTGAGAAGATTTGTTTCATTAAGAGGTTATCCATTCAAACTTTACTCCGATAACGGATCTCAGCTAGTTGCAGCTAATAAAGAACTGAAAAGTGTTACCAAAGGATGGGACTGGGAAGAATTAAAAGCATTCGGAAACATAGAAGGTTTCCAGTGGGAATTCACAACAGCTGATGCTCCCTGGCAAAACGGAGTTTCTGAGGCTCTTGTAAAATCAGTCAAAAGAGCTATGGCCGCAGCCATCCATGAAAGCATTCTGACCTTTTCAGAGCTACAGACAGTTTTATTTGAGATCGCAAATTTGATTAATGAGAGACCCATTGGCACACATCCAACATCACCCGATAATGGAACATATTTATGTCCCAACGACCTTTTACTAGGAAGATCAACTGCCAGAGTGCCAAGTGGACCTTTCAAATTTACATCCAACCCACAACATCGATTTGCATTCATTCAAGGCATCGTTAACAGCTTTTGGAAAAAATGGACAAGAGATTACTTCCCCAGCCTTATTATTAGACAAAAATGGCACACTGCACAACACAATATGATTGTTGGAGACATCGTCTTGATGCAAGACTCAAACCAAATCAGGGGACAGTACAAGAATCCCAGGCCAGGTGAACCTGTCACTAAATACGATGGGAGAG ggggatcagaaattctgaatcttCTCCTGAGTTTTGAGGGGAAAACTCTTGGGACACGAAATTCTGAAGATCATTTGGCTTCTCACCCGTGGCTCAGACATTGGAATGGAGTTCAG CTTCTTCAACCGGCACAAGCAGGCTGCTCTGGAACTGTACCACTACCACTAGCTTCCACACCTCCTGAAACACCAGAACCCCAAGCAGCGTCCGAGTCGTCTAACAATTCGGGGAAAGCAGGAGGGGGGTACGGAAAATGGAGAGAAGAGGAGGAGAAGCTTTTTGTGCAGTTATGGTGTGACAAGCACACGAGACTAGAGTCATGGCATGCGAGACAAGTCTGGGAGGAGATTGCTCGTGAAATTTCGAAGAGCGGAAAAGTTACCAGCGCTCAATGCCAATGTAAAATGAAATACCTTAAAGATAGGTACAAGGAGGCAAAAGACCACAACTGTCAGAAGCCTGGGG GATCTTCTTCGAGTTCCTCTAATTCAAATGGAAAGGAGGGAGGACCAGCAGACGAAGGAAGTGTAGAGGATGAACAATTCAAAGAGTCTCCCGCCGCCTTTGGTCTAAAgcgaaagaaggaaagaaagagtCAACGCCACAAAAGAAAGTGCGCCAAAAGTGCAACAGCTCCACggaaagaacaagaagaaggCGATGCTCTTTTCTGCGAGAGTGTGAAGAACTCACAGGATCAGGGAGACAAAATTTCTGGCGTGCAAGAGTCTATGGAAAAAAATCAAGCAAAGCAGCTCCAGCTCATGGGTAAATTTATGAACAGTTTTATGCAGGCAATGCAGTCATCAAAGGACAAGCAGTGA
- the LOC137977295 gene encoding uncharacterized protein, with amino-acid sequence MSAVEEAKIIRRSAKGRFTRKRNELLKSIADKRNREIIESNYSQLVEAWGLLESKHDLYAMYLTDEEVETADNWITEVQESFTEAMTMKMSYINDIVAIESRERAEAEHEEVRNKEREQIQRIIDQTAIRRSTAQVVFETSCQSVINILESDKGTISTIQKFELQLEEAFKERKQTNKELLNLLTQESAKSEIRWIHDIQRKYNGIIEKLDVQIVKDEQLKESKQAIKEKTTNLSLEKIKLPKFDGEIREYPQFKRDFQRHFEPTLDKGDVSYVLRSCLGKEPYETVKSVDDDINEMWKRLDDKNGDPAKVADVIIDSIRRTKIIREGEDKRLVEFVNMLEDGYRDLRRLGLEAEITTTSSVSIIERKLPMDIRREWAQSVSSDASMVDKMNKFPSLLRFLLNQKRAIEYDCAALRAYNSNTAMSKAVAHHATAREYTDERQSNYSKCLFHNNAEHWTSECKLYLSESVNGRKRMLKEKGACWSCLKRGHRIHDCKRKGNCGINDCAGKHHRTIHEERKEVTASANICSNSQIDTCLLQLQE; translated from the coding sequence ATGTCGGCCGTGGAAGAAGCAAAAATCATCCGAAGATCTGCTAAAGGAAGATTCACAAGAAAAAGGAATGAGCTTCTCAAATCTATCGCTGACAAGAGAAACAGAGAGATTATCGAAAGCAATTATTCTCAGCTGGTAGAAGCATGGGGACTCTTAGAAAGCAAACACGATTTATACGCCATGTATTTGACTGACGAAGAAGTAGAAACTGCCGATAACTGGATAACGGAAGTCCAAGAATCATTCACGGAAGCTATGACTATGAAGATGAGTTACATAAACGACATAGTAGCAATAGAATCTAGAGAGCGCGCAGAAGCAGAGCATGAAGAAGTGAGAAACAAAGAGCGCGAGCAAATACAGAGAATAATTGATCAAACAGCTATAAGAAGAAGCACGGCACAAGTTGTTTTTGAAACATCGTGCCAAAGCGTTATCAACATCCTAGAATCAGATAAGGGTACGATCTCTACCATCCAAAAATTTGAGCTCCAACTTGAAGAAGCATTTAAGGAACGCAAACAAACTAATAAGGAGCTACTTAATTTGCTGACACAAGAATCAGCAAAATCTGAAATCAGATGGATTCACGATATTCAAAGAAAGTACAACGGGATAATTGAAAAACTAGATGTGCAAATTGTTAAAGATGAACAACTAAAGGAATCAAAGCAAGcgataaaggaaaaaacgaccaacCTTAGCTTGGAGAAAATAAAATTGCCCAAATTTGATGGTGAAATACGAGAATATCCACAGTTTAAAAGAGATTTCCAAAGGCATTTTGAGCCCACCTTAGACAAAGGCGATGTTTCGTACGTCTTACGATCCTGTCTCGGTAAAGAACCTTACGAAACAGTAAAGAGTGTAGACGATGACATTAACGAAATGTGGAAACGCCTCGATGATAAGAACGGAGACCCCGCCAAGGTTGCAGATGTGATCATTGACAGTATTCGGCGAACCAAAATCATCAGAGAAGGAGAAGATAAACGACTCGTCGAATTTGTAAACATGTTGGAGGACGGATACAGAGACCTAAGAAGACTTGGACTTGAGGCAGAGATTACAACGACCAGTTCTGTAAGCATTATAGAAAGGAAATTACCGATGGATATAAGGAGAGAGTGGGCTCAATCAGTCAGCTCAGATGCAAGTATGGTTGACAAGATGAACAAGTTTCCTAGCCTTTTACGATTTTTACTAAATCAAAAGAGAGCCATAGAATATGATTGTGCCGCACTTCGGGCTTACAACTCCAACACGGCAATGTCTAAAGCAGTCGCGCACCATGCAACCGCGAGAGAATACACTGACGAAAGACAATCGAATTATTCTAAATGCTTGTTCCACAACAACGCTGAGCACTGGACAAGTGAATGTAAATTATATCTGTCCGAATCAgtaaatggaagaaaaagaatgTTAAAGGAAAAGGGTGCGTGTTGGTCATGCTTGAAAAGAGGACATCGCATACATGAttgtaaaagaaaaggaaattgtgGCATAAACGACTGCGCGGGAAAACATCATAGAACCATccacgaggaaagaaaagaagtcaCAGCGTCAGCAAATATCTGCAGCAACTCACAAATCGATACATGTCTCCTGCAACTGcaagaataa